The genomic window GCTTCTGTTCAACAGTAAATTTTCGAGGGGTCGATTTCTTCACATTAATCTTCTCGACTCTATCACTTAATAAATATAACTCGTTCTTCTCTGCAGCGCAGATAtgcttcggtgaagttcctcgaactcagCACCGGAGACAACATTCTCTTCGGTTGTGTATGGACTTTTCTCTCTGTGTGCACTAACAAACAAATTAGCCCTTAcatgtttctgtcaacaatctccaaaacataaGGTAGGTAGATATGATTTCCTTCAGATTAGTTGTATAATAATTGTCCAGAAGGTTACCAATCTATTAACAAATGATACCTTGGTATCATTAGGATTGAGGATAGTTTAAGGTTACAATTATATTTTCTTAACTTGCACCGTTTATGTGTTGAAATATCATCTAAGTGGTCATGTAGCTTGCACAAAGTCATGTTGCAGCTGGTGTGCTTGGTGTTTCGGGCCTACTGGAAATACGATTGTGTTTATGATCTCCAGTGTCCTATTTTTTTTATGATTCCAATCTCTTACATGTCCTCTAGATGCAGAATCTCCTCTGGATGCAGACACACTTCGTACCTGAAAGCCATCCATGAGCTATGGCTGATTTTTGTGTACTGATGGATGAAGTAATGCAGATCCTTTTGATGCAAACACATTTGATGTATCGATGGAGGGATCACGCTCTGGGTAGACAAGCCAATCATATCTTTGTTTGTCGGCGTTCTACTACATGTTACATGTGTTCATCATTGACTATATGATGCTGGTTAGTCCGGTGCTTTAGTTCGCATACATCTTGATTTTCTCTATACAAAATGCTTGCAGGTTGATGATAATTTACCAATTAAATTGGGATGCTAATGCTTAAAGCCAATGGAACTCTTTAGATTAAAAGTAATTTCGGTAAATTTAAATTTATATGTTTTCACATCTATAAGAGTTTGGTTCGGATGTTGCCTCATGAGCTGTTGTTCTGTGCTCGAGGAACTGGAATTCTACAAAAAAATCACACCAGAAAGGAAATGGAGTACAAATCCATTATAACAATAATTGTCCGATGGTACCTTACATATAATCTCTGTGTATGTCAATCTACTTCAAAATCCTTCTTATGTTGTTAGCAGGGTCATTTTGGTGATGGCGCGATCCTGCTGTGCTGACCGTCAAGGTGGACATCGTCCTACCAAATGCACCTGAAGTTAACATTAttaatccatccatgtcttttgtTGCACCTCTTGCTCTAGAACAAGGTCCAGAGGAAAAGGGTGATTTAGCCTTTGGAACCGGAGACCAAAATCCCAGGCAAGTGCAGAAGCAAGTTAACTCATGGCGATGCTCACAGTCAATTTGTGTACTGTATGCTCCTGGGATGTTTGTCTTTTATAAATGGTTATTTGATTTATTTCCTGCAAATAGTTCTAGCTCTTCACCTTTGCAAAGGTTTACGATTTCAACGATCTTGACTCTATTTTTCAAGAGGTAGCAATGTGATTTAAGATAAAGGTACCGTTTTGGTATAAACATGTATCGCTGCACCTACTCTGTTTCCTATCCATTGTCATGTGTACACTCCCTCCACACTTCCATTCAAAACCAGTAATGCAAAAGGTAAGCTTTAATTTTTGTCAAGTTTGGAGTCTTGCAAGTTAATGCATCAGGATTTAAATTCTTTAAGCATTCTAGCATATGTATAATTACATTCTTGACTATTTCCCATTTGCTGTTTGTTAACCTGAAGTTGGTCTCTTGGAGTCATTAACTAGGAAAAACTTCAGCTAGATTCGATAGAGTTATGTTTTTTCATTTGATAGTTTCGTTCCAGTTTGCTGAAGATTGATCATCCATGTAGTCATGCTTTATAAGTGTTTGGGGTTGGCCTGGTAGCTCATGTGTTCTCAACTGTTCATAATATAGGTTTAATTACGGCAAAGCAGGAGAAGTTAGATTATTAATTTTCCAAGCATTTGCTCATGGTTGAAATTTCTGTCTGGGCTATAGATGGGCATATTGTCCAGCACCATGGTGGCTTCAGTGCACGCCACGTCCCTGGGAGGCTCCAATGTCGCGCCCGTAACTATACCTCTGGCGAAGCGCCAGGGGTCTGCCACCGAGAGTATCTATTCCTCAGTATCTCAACAATATGGCATAACATTGATTTGGTTAATTTAATTCACATATGGAGCTTGCTTTGTTTTATATTGTACTCAGGTGCTTCATTTATTAACTTGCCTTTCTTTCCAGGGTGCAATACGCTACCAAGCACATGCACTTCCCTTTTGATACGCTACTAAGCACATGCACTTCATCCGACTAAAACCACACTGCATCGGACGAAATGCCGCACTGCATTAGACGAGGAaaagaactgcatggtttcttttttgtgggacgtaaatttttgaagacgaggaagaaaaccgcaccgtttttagactgaaaaccgcactgcatcagacgggctAGCGGACTGCATGATTTTTTTTGTGGGACGCAAACTTTTAAAAACGaggaagaaaaccgcactgcttttagactgaaaaccgcactgcatcagacgcgCTAGCGGACtacatgattttttttccttttccatttACATAAGAAGGGCTTCCTCGTGGGTTTTCCATTTTCCTTTTACATAGCGAATCACAAGTCATCACACAAACGAACTGCATCAGATTTCTTCAATAATTACAAACTAAATTTtgcattttttgtcttctcctgcAATAGCTAACTGAAGTCCACTTGATTTTTTTCTAAACAaaagaacaaaacaaaaaacagTATCACCTAACAGCGGACCATAGCAGCGCACTGCACGCATACACACACCGCACTGCAATCATTTTTCAAAAGAAGTGAGACCACCGCATCTGACAATACATTTTTGTCATCTAAAAAAACAGATGACTGAGGGGGTGGACTGCACGCATACACACACCGCATTTTGCAAGCATACACACAATGAGCTGCATAGTTTCTTTTTACATTATCTCCACTGATATAACTCACAACCTTCTATAGCAACGAACTACACTATTTTTTCAGATGAGCTGCGTCGACGAGGCGTACTGCATCTAAAAAGAAATGGACTTCTCCATGGATTTTCACAATGAACTGCAAAAAATATTCAGTGAGCTTCAAAACATATTCAAAGGAGCTGCAACCGTCGGGGGAAGCAGTAGCAAACAGGGAGGAGCTCATCGAGGGGGAGGGGAACCAGATCGATGCTGGTTGGGAGCGGCACCCGATAGGagaacttctccttcctcctctatgCTCGTGGCCTAGCCCGCTGGTGAGGGTGCATCCAGTGGGGAAGTCAAGGGCGCGGCGCCGGCGGTGGTGGCCCGGAGCACCCCTTCGTGGAGGTGGTGGCCGCGTGTGGCCGGTGGTGGCGGCCCGGAGCCCCTCTGCCTCCCCTGGACGGATCTGGTGGTGGGGCCGCAACACGGAATCCAAACCACGGGGTAGGGGGGAGAAAGAAGTGGGCTTGGGCAGGGccagggcgccggcgccggcgacaaAGGAAGTAGGGTCGGCGAGGTGGGGCTGACTGGGGAACACGCGTGGGGGATCCACGAATCCAGTGGATCCAGGCGCGGTGGAGGCCGGATCCGACGATCGCCAACGTCCACGGCCACTAGAGGGGAGGGAAGGGCAGCAGTGGGAAGCCGGGCAGGTGCGGGAGAGGGAGGTAGAGGAGGATTGCACGGAGGAGCTCCGGTAGTGGTCATAGGGGGGCAGTGGCCGCCGGATCCGATGGAGGGGGCCTCGTTGGGGGCCAGTGGCGGCCGGATCCCGCCATCGCCGCGGAGTGCGCCGGCAGTTGGGAGGGCGCTGGCCCGAACCGGCCATgttggaggaaggaggcggggtggGGCAGGGCCCCGATGGAgctggaggaaggaggaggcacTGCAGTTGGGTCGTCGGTGGTCGGTGGTGGGAGAACCGCCGCGGGGTAGGAAGTGGTCGGGGGTGCGGTGTCCTGACCCGCGGGGCTGGCGCAGATCTGACGCATGGTAGGTGCGGGAGGACCGACTGGGGTGGGGGGGAAGAAGGTGGAGAGGAGAGGTCGTGGGAGGAGAGGAAAGAGTGGGTGGGGTGGATCGGCTCGGCTGGCTCTGTCGGTTAGGGTGGTGTGCAGAATAAAATTTTGTGTGTGTAGAATAAGGTCTTAagagggtgttattagaatagacccaccctttCAACCATTTCAATCTTGTGTATAAAGAAATAATTGACACAGTGAGGCTGATAGTTAGATTCATTTTTGTTTACTTTTGTATGGTCGAAAATATCGTTGTTTAGCTTCTTTAATTGGTCACTTTTCTTTAATTTTGCAAAGAAACACGTCATCAGGCTGTCCACATCGAGTTAATTCTCTGTCTCATATTGCACTACAACCAACAATCTAATGAACCAGAATTAATGTGGGCCATCTTTTGGTTGATAACTACATGATTCAACTGCCATAAGTTTTGCGTAACAGAACAACGAATTACTATTTTTATTTTCAACCCAATTAGTTAACTCATATGTATACGATCTCCAAGTTTAGTCTACATGGTACTTTAAGGTTCAATTTTAGTACACTTTCAGAAGACTGTTTCACCATGGATTCTAGCATTTGACATTGCTTCTAGGAAGTTCTTAGGCTATAGTCCAGTGCAAATAGTGTATAAACTCTTACTGGCACTCTTTCCTTGAAGTTACGGGTGTACCATTGTTTTCCTTGAAGCGACTCCAAACTCAGCATGCACCTTAAAGTTTGACTCAATACATCATGTTTCTTCTGAAATTCGAACAACCACTTTGGTATTTTAATAATAATTAACAGATTTTATTGATGCCTCATCTTTCAAATATGTGATACAAACTTGCCCATGTGAGATTGTGGTAGATTTATTAGAGTGGTATTTTCTCTGCGTTTACTCCAGGTGGCAGAAAAGTTTATTCCAGTTAGCAAAAAATGCATATCTGATTCCATTGCTCACGTAGGCCACCATAGGATAAGCAGATCAAAGGAAATGATGTGCCTATAGTATCCCACTAGTAGAAACATGGCTTTGGTCCAATCAGGGAAAGCCCATTAATCTCGGTTcactcatgaaccgggacccatggaggcataggtcccggttcgt from Triticum aestivum cultivar Chinese Spring chromosome 3B, IWGSC CS RefSeq v2.1, whole genome shotgun sequence includes these protein-coding regions:
- the LOC123066289 gene encoding uncharacterized protein gives rise to the protein MAGSGQRPPNCRRTPRRWRDPAATGPQRGPLHRIRRPLPPYDHYRSSSVQSSSTSLSRTCPASHCCPSLPSSGRGRWRSSDPASTAPGSTGFVDPPRVFPSQPHLADPTSFVAGAGALALPKPTSFSPLPRGLDSVLRPHHQIRPGEAEGLRAATTGHTRPPPPRRGAPGHHRRRRALDFPTGCTLTSGLGHEHRGGRRSSPIGCRSQPASIWFPSPSMSSSLFATASPDGCSSFEYVLKLTEYFLQFIVKIHGEVHFFLDAVRLVDAAHLKK